CGAACGGATACCCCAGCGCCAGACAGTACAGCGTCGTCATCGCGGCGTACTTCACCGAGGACAAGTACGTGTTGAAGTAGAGGGAATCGTCACCCAGGTACAGGTAGTTGCCGAAATTGAATTTCAGCGTCAGCTCGTCGTCGGACCACTGCCAGAGGCTCGATACCGACGTGATGTTCATGTGGGCCAGACTGATGTCCAGCACGATCAGCAACGGCAGGGCAGCCAGGGCGAACAGCCACACCATCGGCACGCCGATCACCAGCGTGCGTGCCGTGAACAGATTACGGAACCGGGATAGTACGGTACTAGCGCGCATGATCTCCCCCTTACTCGGTCAGAACGACCATGGCGTCGCGGGTCCAATGGGCGTACACATGATCGCCCCAGGTCAGGTCATCCGCCGCCTTCCGCGTCAGATTGGACTGCTGCACCTTGAGGATCATGCCCGTGGGCAACTTGATGTGATAGGTGGAATGCGCCCCGAAATAGGCGATCTCGACCACCTCGCCGGCGCACCAATTGTATTCGTCCGCCGGCCGCTCCCGGGTCAGCTGGATTTTCTCGGGACGCAGTACCACGGCGACCTCCATGCCGGGCGAGCCGGTAATGCCATGACCGACGTAATGCATGCATTCCGCACAGCGCACGGTAATGTGGTCGGGCTCGTCCTCGACCACGGTGCCCTCGAAGATGTTCACGTTGCCGATGAAGCTGGCGACAAAACGGCTATTGGGCGTTTCGTAGATCTCGTCCGGCGTACCGACCTGCAGGAGCGAGCCTTCGTCCATGACCGCAATGCTGCAGGCCATGGTCATGGCCTCTTCCTGATCGTGCGTCACCAGCACGCAGGTCACGCCGACCTGCTCGATGATGTTCACGAGTTCGAACTGCGTGGTTTCCCGGAGCTTCTTGTCCAGAGCGCCCAGTGGTTCGTCGAGCAGAAGCAGGGTCGGGCGTTTCGCCAGGCTCCGTGCCAGGGCGACGCGCTGTTGCTGACCGCCCGACAACTGATGCGGCTTGCGCTTGCCATATTTGGACAGCTGGACCAGATTGAGCATGGCATCGACGCGCTCGGCGAGTTCGCCCTTGCGAAGGCCGTCGCGCCGCAGGCCGAAGGCCACGTTGTCCCAAACGCTCAGGTGCGGAAACAGCGCATAGGACTGGAACATCATGTTGACCGGACGCTGGTACGGCGTCAGATCGGTAATATCCTGACCCGACAGGTAAATCCGACCGCTGGTCGGGGTCTCGAATCCGGCCAGCATCCGCAACAGGGTCGATTTGCCGCAGCCCGAGCTGCCGACGAGGGCGTAGATCTTGCCCTTGGGAACGGTCAACGAGACATTGTCGACGGCCTTGACGACACCGTCGAAAACCTTGCTGACACCTTCGATTCGCAACAAAACATCGGGGTCCGTATTGGCTGTTACCGGCGCCATACCAATCTCCTCATGGGGGGTTCTTCTTCTCGATCCAATGGGCAAACACCTGCCCTTTGGATCGAGAAGCGCTCCGCGCAGGATCGGCGCGGAGCGAGTGGACTAGATCAAGAACCTGTCTTGAACTTGGTGTACAGGCGGGTCATCAGACGACGGGTTTCGCTGTTGACGGCCTTCGGGGTCACCAGTTTCTTCAGGTTTTCCTCAGACAGGAAGACAGTCTTGTTGTTGGCTACGCTCGGATCGACATACGGCAGCGAATCCTTGTTCGGGTTGGCGTACAGAACCGCATTGGTCAGAGACGCGTCGACCTTCGGCTGGAGAATGTAGTTCATCCACTTGAGCGCGTTTTCCGGGTGCGGGGCATCGGCCGGAATCGCCATGCTGTCGAAGAAGGCCAGACCACCGTTTTCCGGAATCAGGACCTGGATTTTCTGACCGTTCTTGCTGTCGACGGCACGCTGCGCGGACTGGCTCATGTCGCCGGACCAGCCGAGAGACACGCACAGGGAACCGTTGGCCAGATCGTCGATGTAGCTGGAAGAGGAGAATTCCTTGATGTACGGACGGATCTTCTCGATTTTCTTGAAGGCCGCCTCGTAATCGGACTTCTTGTTGGAGAACGGATTCATGTTCATGGAATGCAGCGCTGCCGGCAGCACTTCATAGGCGGAGTCCAGAACGGAAATGCCGCAGGACTTCAGCTTGCTCGCATACTTCGGATCGAAGATCAGATCCCAGGCGCTCTTCGGCATCGGCGTGTCGCCCAGTGCCTTCTTGACCTTGTCGACGTTGATACCGACGGTGGTGTAGCCCCACAGCCAGTTCACGAGATGCTGGTTGCCCGGATCGACGGCGGCCAGTTTTTCGAGAATGGTCGGATCGATGTGCTTCCAGTTCGGCAGCTTGCTCTTGTCGAGCTTCTGGAACAGACCGCCCTTGATCTGAAGTTCGGCCCAGTTGGCGGAGGGTACGACGATGTCGTAGCCGGTGTGGCCGGCAACCAGCTTGGCATGCAGCGTTTCGTTGCTGTCGTAGTTGTCGTAGTGGACCTTGATGCCGGTTTCCTTTTCGAAATTCGAAATGGTGTCCGGTGCGATGTAATCGGACCAGTTGTAGATGTTGAGGACCTTTTCCTCTTCCGCACTGGCGATCGGCGCCAGGCCCGCGGCGAACGCGACGACGGCCATCCCGCCGAGCAATTGTTTCTTGAACAGTGATTTCATGCGAAGTTCTCCTTCAGGTTCATTAAGCAAGATTCGATAAATTCAACCAACACATCCAACCATGGGTCACATCCGCTGGCCGTTTCCGACAAACCTCTGCGATCCGATTACGCGCGTTTAACAATCATGCAGTCACCCCGCCGAGTGGCCTGCATCCATCCAGCCTCGCGACTGTATGTCCTTCAGGGTCGCATCCAGGCAAATGCGTACCCGCTTGATCAGTTCATCGATGTCCGATTTGGTGCAGACCAACGGTGGCGCGATGATCATCCGGTCACCCACGGCCCGCATCACCAGCCCGTTGGCGAAGCAATGATCCCGGCAAATCATGCCAACTTCCAACGACGAATCGAAGGGCGTCCTGCTTGCCTTGTCCTTCATCAGCACGAGGCCGCCCACCATGCCGAACGTTTCCGCGCCGGCGACCAGGGGATGCTCGGACAACGCGGCGAACTGTTCGGCCAGATAGGGGCCCGTTTCCTCGCGCACCCGATCCACCAGCCCCTCGCGCTCGATGATATCGAGATTGGCCAACGCCACCGCACAGGCCACCGGGTGACCGGAATAGGTGTAGCCATGATTGAATTCGCCCCCCTGTCCGATCACGACATCGGCCACCCGCTTGCCGACCACGACGCCGCCGAGCGGTATATACCCCGAAGTGACGCCCTTGGCAAAGGTGATCAGATCCGGCTTCGCGCCCATCATTTCGGCGCTGAACCAGGCGCCGAGACGTCCGAAGCCGCAGATCACCTCGTCGCAGATCAGCAGGATCCCGTACTTGTCGCAGATCCGCTGAATCTCCGGCCAATAGGTTTTCGGCGGGATGATCACGCCGCCCGCCCCTTGGACCGGCTCGCCAATGAAGGCTGCCACCTTCTCGGGACCGACCGCCAGAATCTTCTGCTCCAGCCAGCCGGCCGCCTCGATACCGAAGGCATCCCGATCCATGTCCGGTGCCAGCTCGAAGTGATAGGGCTGCTGGATATGCTCGATCCCCGGCACCATCGGACCACCCTGCGCATGCATGCCCGACATGCCGCCCAGGGCGGCGCCGCAGACGGTCGAGCCGTGATAGGCATTCTTCCGGCTGATGATGACATTGCGCTCCGGTTGACCAAGCGTTGCCCAATAATGGCGCACGAGACGCACATTGGTATCGTTGGATTCCGAACCGGAGGAGCTGAAGAACACATGGGAAAAACGCGCGCCTGCTAGGCCGACGATGCGCTCTGCCAGTTGGGCCGCCGGAAGGTTCGTCGTCTGGAAGAAACTGTTGTAATACGGGAGCACTTCCATCTGGCGCGCGGCCGCTTCCACCAGTTCCTGGCGCCCGTAGCCCACGTTGACACACCACAATCCGGACATGCCATCGAATATCTCGTTGTCCTCGGAATCCCAGACATAGACGCCTTTCCCACGGGTGATGACCCGTGCACCCTTGCCCGCCAGCGATTGATGATCCGTAAAGGGATGCATGTAGTGTGCCGAGTCCAGGGCCTGTACTTCACGGGTGGTTAGCGACATGGTGTTCTCCTCGTTCGTCGTCTGATTCATGGCTGTTCACGTCACACGTGCATCAACAGATGCTCGCGTTCCCAGGGACTGATGACCCGCATGAATTCCTCATGCTCGGTTTCCTTCACGGCGACGTAGACGTCGATGAAGTTGTCCCCGAGCACTTCGCGCAATGGCAGGGAGGCATCCAGCATGCGCAACGCCTCGGACAGACCGCGCGGTAACTGGTAATTCGCGTCGTAGGCACTCCCCGTCGTGACGGCACTGGGCGTCAGCTGTTCCTTGATGCCGAGGTAACCGCAGGCCAGGGTAACGGCCATCGCCAGATACGGGTTGGCGTCTGCGCCCACCACGCGGTTCTCGACGCGGCGCGCCTCGGCGTCCGAAATGGGCACCCGGATCCCGACGGTACGGTTGTCGTAGCCCCATTCGATATTGATGGGCGCGGCGCCGCCGCGGACGACCCGGCGATAGGAGTTGACGTAGGGCGCCAGCAACGCCATCGCCGATGGCAGGTACTTTTGCAGCCCGGCGATGTAGTGCTGGAACAGCGGGGACTCGGTCCCATCCGGATTGCTGAAGATGTTCAGCCCCGTCTTGGTATCCAGCACGCTTTGGTGGATGTGCATGGCCGATCCCGGCTCGTGGGCCATGGGCTTGGCCATGAACGTGGCATACATGTTGTGACGCAGCGCCACTTCGCGCAGGGTGCGTTTGAAGAAGAACACCTTGTCGGCGAGGATCATGGGTTCGTCGTGCAGGAAGTTGATTTCCATCTGACCTGCGCCGAATTCGTGGATCAGCGTATCGAGTTCCAGCCCCATGATGTCGCAGTATTCGTAGATGTCCTCGAACAGCGGGTCGAATTCGTTCACGGCATCGATGCTGTAGAGCTGACGGCTGGTCTCGGCGCGGCCGCTGCGGCCGATCGGCGGGACCAGCGGCTGGTTCGGATCGGTATTGCGCGCCAGCAGGTAGAACTCGAGTTCCGGTGCCACGATCGGCGTCCAACCCATCTGCTTGTACAGATCGGTGACCTTGCGCAGGACGTTGCGCGGGGCGAAATCCACGGGAGATCCGTCGTGGAACAGGCAATCCATGATGACCTGGGCGGTCGGATCCGCGGCCCAGGGCACGAGCCGCACCGTGCCCGGGTCCGGTACCAGCACCATGTCCTTGTCGGTGAAACCGAAGACGTTGTCGTACCCGCTGTGGTTTGCCGGCGCTTCGCCCGTCACCGTCACCCCGAGCACCTGCTCGGGCAGGCGCATGGCCCGTTCCTCGGTGAACTTCTCTCGCGGCAGGATCTTGCCGCGCGCCACGCCGGTGAGATCGGGCACCAGGCATTCGATTTCCGTGACACTGCGCTCGGCAAGCCACTGATCCATGTCGCGATGGGAAAAGTTTCTACGGTCGGTCATTTGAACGCTCCAAGAGTTCGATGATTCATTCGGCTCATGCTTCACGCTGCGCGACCCGGGCGCGGCACGCATCGCCGAAGGCACGGAATATTGCCAGATAGGGCGGGGTATTCAGCACGTTCCACTCGGGGTGCCACTGCACCGCCAGGGCAAAAGACTTGGCCCCGGCGATTCGTACGGCCTCGATAAGACCGTCGGGCGCATGGGCTTCGGCGACGAGCCCGGCACCCAGTCGATCAATGCCCTGGCCATGCAGGGAGTTGACCATGAATTCGCTGCAGCCGGTGATTTCCGCCAGCAGACCACCGGGCACCGTCGTCACCGGATGGACTTGGGCGTATTGCTCGCTCTGTTCGGGGCTGTCGGGCTCCCGGTGATCCGCCATGCCCGGCTGCTCGTGAACCGCCTGATGCAGGCTGCCGCCGAACGCCACGTTGATTTCCTGAAAGCCCCGGCAAATGCCCAGCAGGGGTACGCCCGCCTCGACCGCCGCGCCGATCAGCCGCAAGGTCAGGCCATCCCGCGCCGGATCGAGCGGTAATGCCGGATTCAGGACGTCCTGATCGAAATGCGACGGGTGCACGTTCGACACCGCGCCCGGCAGGAGGATGCCGTCGGCGCAGGCCAGCAGGGATTCGATATCACTGTCGGCACCCAGCGCCGGTGCGATGAGTGGCAACGCGGGTACGGCCTTGGCGACGGCGGCCACGTACTTGCCCCCGGCCACATGGAAGGACTGCTTATCGATCTGCCGATAATCCGCAGCCAGCAGAACGACAGGTTGACGGTTTTGACCCATGAATCGGACATCCTTTTTGAGCAATTGTCTTGATTGTTGCCGCGTCGATGATTGGCCCTAAGGGAGGCTCAACTATGAACTATCAAAGCACCAAAGTGGAACCAAAAAACGCACACA
The Halothiobacillus diazotrophicus DNA segment above includes these coding regions:
- a CDS encoding polyamine ABC transporter substrate-binding protein, translating into MKSLFKKQLLGGMAVVAFAAGLAPIASAEEEKVLNIYNWSDYIAPDTISNFEKETGIKVHYDNYDSNETLHAKLVAGHTGYDIVVPSANWAELQIKGGLFQKLDKSKLPNWKHIDPTILEKLAAVDPGNQHLVNWLWGYTTVGINVDKVKKALGDTPMPKSAWDLIFDPKYASKLKSCGISVLDSAYEVLPAALHSMNMNPFSNKKSDYEAAFKKIEKIRPYIKEFSSSSYIDDLANGSLCVSLGWSGDMSQSAQRAVDSKNGQKIQVLIPENGGLAFFDSMAIPADAPHPENALKWMNYILQPKVDASLTNAVLYANPNKDSLPYVDPSVANNKTVFLSEENLKKLVTPKAVNSETRRLMTRLYTKFKTGS
- a CDS encoding ABC transporter ATP-binding protein, translating into MAPVTANTDPDVLLRIEGVSKVFDGVVKAVDNVSLTVPKGKIYALVGSSGCGKSTLLRMLAGFETPTSGRIYLSGQDITDLTPYQRPVNMMFQSYALFPHLSVWDNVAFGLRRDGLRKGELAERVDAMLNLVQLSKYGKRKPHQLSGGQQQRVALARSLAKRPTLLLLDEPLGALDKKLRETTQFELVNIIEQVGVTCVLVTHDQEEAMTMACSIAVMDEGSLLQVGTPDEIYETPNSRFVASFIGNVNIFEGTVVEDEPDHITVRCAECMHYVGHGITGSPGMEVAVVLRPEKIQLTRERPADEYNWCAGEVVEIAYFGAHSTYHIKLPTGMILKVQQSNLTRKAADDLTWGDHVYAHWTRDAMVVLTE
- a CDS encoding aspartate aminotransferase family protein, which codes for MNQTTNEENTMSLTTREVQALDSAHYMHPFTDHQSLAGKGARVITRGKGVYVWDSEDNEIFDGMSGLWCVNVGYGRQELVEAAARQMEVLPYYNSFFQTTNLPAAQLAERIVGLAGARFSHVFFSSSGSESNDTNVRLVRHYWATLGQPERNVIISRKNAYHGSTVCGAALGGMSGMHAQGGPMVPGIEHIQQPYHFELAPDMDRDAFGIEAAGWLEQKILAVGPEKVAAFIGEPVQGAGGVIIPPKTYWPEIQRICDKYGILLICDEVICGFGRLGAWFSAEMMGAKPDLITFAKGVTSGYIPLGGVVVGKRVADVVIGQGGEFNHGYTYSGHPVACAVALANLDIIEREGLVDRVREETGPYLAEQFAALSEHPLVAGAETFGMVGGLVLMKDKASRTPFDSSLEVGMICRDHCFANGLVMRAVGDRMIIAPPLVCTKSDIDELIKRVRICLDATLKDIQSRGWMDAGHSAG
- a CDS encoding glutamine synthetase family protein, whose translation is MTDRRNFSHRDMDQWLAERSVTEIECLVPDLTGVARGKILPREKFTEERAMRLPEQVLGVTVTGEAPANHSGYDNVFGFTDKDMVLVPDPGTVRLVPWAADPTAQVIMDCLFHDGSPVDFAPRNVLRKVTDLYKQMGWTPIVAPELEFYLLARNTDPNQPLVPPIGRSGRAETSRQLYSIDAVNEFDPLFEDIYEYCDIMGLELDTLIHEFGAGQMEINFLHDEPMILADKVFFFKRTLREVALRHNMYATFMAKPMAHEPGSAMHIHQSVLDTKTGLNIFSNPDGTESPLFQHYIAGLQKYLPSAMALLAPYVNSYRRVVRGGAAPINIEWGYDNRTVGIRVPISDAEARRVENRVVGADANPYLAMAVTLACGYLGIKEQLTPSAVTTGSAYDANYQLPRGLSEALRMLDASLPLREVLGDNFIDVYVAVKETEHEEFMRVISPWEREHLLMHV
- a CDS encoding gamma-glutamyl-gamma-aminobutyrate hydrolase family protein, coding for MGQNRQPVVLLAADYRQIDKQSFHVAGGKYVAAVAKAVPALPLIAPALGADSDIESLLACADGILLPGAVSNVHPSHFDQDVLNPALPLDPARDGLTLRLIGAAVEAGVPLLGICRGFQEINVAFGGSLHQAVHEQPGMADHREPDSPEQSEQYAQVHPVTTVPGGLLAEITGCSEFMVNSLHGQGIDRLGAGLVAEAHAPDGLIEAVRIAGAKSFALAVQWHPEWNVLNTPPYLAIFRAFGDACRARVAQREA